From a single Pseudomonas cremoricolorata genomic region:
- a CDS encoding response regulator, producing MAITLLVVDDDDEIRELLCDYLSDAGYQVLAAANGDEMRQQLASHPVRLVVLDLMLPGEDGLSLCRQLQAHAGLAVIMLSAKGSAFDRIIGLEVGADDYLGKPFEPRELIARIKAVLRRPQRLELHDEAPASAVHGFAGFSLDHIKRLLTCPDGDTLTLPRSDYRVLRELLEANNRVVSRDHLTRSAFSRDHLPDDRSVDMCISRLRQHLRKAPEGAAQILTIRNEGYLLSIEPHGADA from the coding sequence ATGGCTATCACCTTGCTTGTCGTCGACGATGACGACGAGATCCGCGAACTGCTTTGCGACTACCTCAGCGATGCCGGATATCAGGTTCTGGCTGCGGCCAATGGCGATGAGATGCGTCAGCAACTGGCCAGCCACCCGGTGCGCCTGGTGGTGCTCGACCTGATGCTGCCCGGCGAAGATGGCCTGAGCCTGTGCCGGCAATTGCAGGCCCATGCCGGGCTGGCGGTAATCATGCTGTCGGCCAAAGGCAGCGCCTTCGACCGTATCATCGGACTGGAGGTAGGCGCCGACGACTACCTCGGCAAGCCCTTCGAACCCCGCGAGCTAATCGCCCGGATCAAGGCCGTGCTGCGCCGCCCGCAGCGCCTGGAGCTACACGACGAAGCGCCGGCCAGTGCCGTACACGGCTTCGCAGGCTTCAGCCTCGACCATATCAAGCGCCTGCTGACCTGCCCGGATGGTGACACCCTGACCCTGCCACGCTCCGACTACCGGGTGCTGCGCGAACTGCTCGAGGCGAACAACCGCGTGGTCTCACGCGACCACCTCACCCGCAGCGCCTTCAGCCGCGACCACCTGCCTGACGACCGCTCGGTGGACATGTGCATCAGCCGCCTGCGCCAGCACCTGCGCAAGGCTCCCGAGGGCGCGGCGCAAATCCTCACCATCCGCAACGAAGGCTACCTGCTGAGCATCGAGCCGCACGGCGCGGACGCCTGA
- a CDS encoding ATP-binding protein yields the protein MRWLWPGTLFGQLLLIMVSGTLLVQVVSSSIWFDVRFAQVLEAPVRLMAARSAPLIAQAQCHASRPTLPRNYHLRCTEQAPPTVSDEGRGRRRIELLLHQALTAELGHTQNARVLKVQLTDELGQPLLWRSLFGLRTAQAHIRFAVPLGDGHWLTIDGMEMQGWSGESAWVLISDYLLRVYALRIVAVLLACLVAVRLCLRPLRRLADAARGLGNDLKQAPLPLDGPQEVRQAAQAFNAMQQRLIAMVNDKAYFLAAVSHDLRTPLTRMRLRLERLPEGEDKQRLRQNIAQMDDMISQVLDYLRAGEQQNLQSVDLDRLVARQCSELASAEEPLPILGQAGSVQADALMLQRCLQNLLVNALRYASGVSLHLERTASAAYIHVDDHGPGIAPELLATITDPFVRGEASRSQASGGYGLGLSIVQRIASSHGGGLLLVNRADGGLRVSLWLPVGQPL from the coding sequence GTGCGCTGGCTGTGGCCGGGCACGCTGTTCGGGCAACTGTTGCTGATCATGGTCAGCGGCACGCTGCTGGTGCAGGTGGTATCGAGCAGCATCTGGTTCGATGTGCGCTTCGCCCAGGTGCTGGAAGCGCCAGTGCGGCTGATGGCGGCGCGCAGCGCACCGCTGATCGCCCAGGCCCAGTGCCACGCCAGCCGCCCGACCTTGCCACGCAACTACCATCTGCGCTGCACCGAGCAGGCGCCGCCGACCGTGAGCGATGAAGGCCGCGGCCGCCGACGCATCGAGCTGCTGTTGCACCAGGCGCTTACCGCAGAGCTGGGGCACACGCAGAACGCCCGGGTGCTCAAGGTGCAACTGACCGACGAACTCGGCCAGCCGCTGCTCTGGCGCAGCCTGTTCGGCCTGCGCACGGCCCAGGCACACATTCGCTTCGCCGTGCCCTTGGGCGACGGCCACTGGCTGACCATCGACGGTATGGAAATGCAGGGCTGGAGTGGCGAATCGGCCTGGGTGCTGATCAGCGACTACCTGCTGCGCGTCTACGCCCTGCGCATCGTCGCCGTATTGCTGGCGTGCCTGGTAGCCGTGCGCCTGTGCCTACGCCCGCTGCGCCGCCTGGCCGATGCCGCACGCGGGCTGGGCAACGACCTCAAACAGGCACCGCTGCCGCTGGACGGCCCGCAGGAAGTGCGCCAAGCCGCGCAGGCCTTCAACGCCATGCAGCAGCGACTGATCGCCATGGTCAACGACAAGGCCTACTTCCTTGCCGCCGTGTCCCACGACCTGCGCACGCCGCTGACGCGCATGCGGCTGCGTCTGGAACGCTTGCCGGAAGGGGAAGACAAACAGCGTCTGCGGCAGAACATCGCGCAGATGGACGACATGATCAGCCAGGTGCTCGACTACTTGCGCGCAGGCGAACAGCAGAACCTGCAAAGCGTCGACCTCGACCGCCTGGTGGCGCGTCAGTGCAGCGAGCTTGCCAGCGCCGAGGAACCGCTGCCGATCCTCGGCCAGGCCGGTAGCGTGCAGGCCGACGCGCTGATGCTGCAGCGCTGCCTGCAAAACCTTCTGGTCAATGCCCTGCGCTATGCCAGCGGCGTGTCATTGCACCTGGAGCGCACGGCCAGCGCTGCCTACATCCATGTCGACGACCACGGCCCAGGCATCGCCCCCGAGCTGCTGGCGACCATCACCGACCCGTTCGTGCGCGGCGAAGCCTCGCGAAGCCAGGCCTCCGGTGGCTACGGCCTGGGCCTGAGCATCGTCCAGCGCATCGCCAGCAGCCACGGTGGCGGGCTGCTGCTGGTCAACCGTGCCGATGGTGGTTTGCGCGTCAGTCTGTGGTTGCCGGTCGGCCAGCCGCTATGA
- a CDS encoding NAD synthetase, whose translation MARQRIEGMVNLPKLFSAIDADPNIVGAGVVYIDSTLNIVTLREFQPICSIRPKRVILREIEKYQTPEQYTEVLQNSARESKLIQEAVNTSLACAGAVLGWIVVCSGTIAAPFTAGTSLVLTYIGGAAAAASGAQCLIGGIRTVREVTNPAANDALDSEPWYQAASLVLDGVSLLGVGASALTTIKYLQVVKARTGRSWYELGKTLSRQQRKALTDELLSLKHPALTAKQLKLEQAASNLTKRYTPTQVSHATRTLIKDSVSAVFGFVGNARVQSVAVGLYEELE comes from the coding sequence ATGGCGCGCCAGCGCATCGAGGGCATGGTCAACCTGCCCAAGCTGTTTTCCGCCATCGATGCCGATCCGAACATCGTTGGGGCGGGTGTGGTGTATATCGATAGCACGCTCAATATCGTCACCCTGCGCGAGTTCCAGCCGATCTGCAGCATCCGTCCGAAGCGGGTGATTCTGCGTGAGATCGAGAAATATCAGACCCCCGAGCAGTACACCGAGGTGCTGCAGAACAGCGCCCGTGAGTCCAAGCTCATCCAGGAAGCGGTCAATACCAGCCTGGCGTGCGCCGGTGCGGTGCTGGGCTGGATCGTGGTATGCAGCGGCACCATCGCCGCGCCGTTCACGGCCGGCACCAGCCTGGTCCTGACCTACATCGGCGGCGCTGCGGCAGCGGCCAGCGGCGCGCAGTGTCTGATCGGCGGAATACGCACCGTCCGTGAGGTGACCAACCCGGCCGCCAACGACGCTCTCGACAGCGAACCCTGGTATCAGGCAGCGTCACTGGTGCTCGATGGTGTGTCGCTGTTGGGCGTTGGGGCTTCGGCACTGACGACCATCAAGTACCTGCAAGTGGTCAAGGCACGTACGGGCCGCAGCTGGTACGAACTGGGCAAGACCCTGAGCCGTCAGCAGCGCAAGGCGCTGACCGACGAATTGCTCTCGCTCAAGCATCCTGCGTTGACCGCCAAGCAACTCAAGCTGGAACAGGCGGCCAGCAACCTGACCAAGCGCTATACCCCAACCCAGGTCAGCCACGCCACGCGGACGTTGATCAAGGACTCGGTCAGCGCGGTGTTCGGTTTCGTTGGCAATGCTCGGGTGCAGAGCGTCGCGGTGGGTTTGTATGAGGAGTTGGAATGA
- the tagQ gene encoding type VI secretion system-associated lipoprotein TagQ, producing the protein MLFKRNPLFTATHARSALLLAAGFSTVLLTGCATSASDKVGATTKVEYYPSCYEPVQHLRATDGDMTRSVATGAALGALGGALTGALTDKEHRGRNAAIGAAGGALVGGAAGYYTERQKQISDDKQRIASYAVDIDKSSADLDRTSAYAQASQTCYQREFTQLIEGRKANRIDAAEGRKRLAEIVSGLQESNNLLAAVNGRVGEDLNNYTQAYEQDLKQVGVQRTEVAQVAKTAKATTAKAKAIPTEAVNTEKTLQLANTKKAQAAAVAKTGQSKVEGMCRSADVGDWAPVPCPNV; encoded by the coding sequence ATGCTTTTCAAACGCAACCCACTGTTCACCGCCACCCATGCGCGCAGCGCCCTGCTGCTGGCCGCAGGTTTCAGCACCGTGCTGCTGACTGGCTGCGCCACGTCAGCCTCGGACAAGGTCGGTGCGACCACCAAGGTCGAGTACTACCCGAGCTGCTACGAGCCGGTGCAGCACCTGCGCGCCACCGACGGTGACATGACCAGGTCGGTCGCCACCGGCGCAGCGCTGGGCGCGCTCGGCGGTGCCCTGACCGGCGCCCTGACCGACAAGGAGCACCGTGGTCGCAATGCCGCCATCGGTGCGGCCGGTGGTGCGTTGGTCGGCGGCGCAGCCGGTTACTACACCGAACGCCAGAAGCAGATCAGCGATGACAAGCAGCGCATCGCCTCGTACGCCGTGGACATCGACAAGAGCAGCGCCGACCTGGACCGCACCAGCGCCTACGCCCAGGCTTCGCAGACCTGCTACCAGCGCGAGTTCACCCAGCTGATCGAAGGCCGCAAGGCCAACCGCATCGACGCCGCCGAAGGCCGCAAGCGCCTGGCCGAAATCGTCTCCGGCCTGCAGGAGTCGAACAACCTGCTGGCAGCGGTCAACGGCCGTGTCGGTGAAGACCTGAACAACTACACCCAGGCTTACGAGCAGGACCTCAAGCAGGTTGGCGTGCAGCGCACCGAAGTCGCCCAGGTGGCCAAGACCGCCAAGGCCACCACGGCCAAGGCCAAGGCGATTCCGACCGAAGCGGTGAACACCGAGAAGACCTTGCAACTGGCCAACACCAAGAAGGCCCAGGCCGCTGCCGTGGCCAAGACCGGCCAGAGCAAGGTCGAAGGCATGTGCCGCAGCGCCGACGTCGGCGACTGGGCACCGGTACCTTGCCCGAACGTCTAA
- a CDS encoding formylglycine-generating enzyme family protein — MSDCRLRASALLLTLLSLGACSPGDEPAAPAGKAAQEGAAHASASVPDEQLDNPKPLPDDIALPLPCGGQMVFRHVYVLAQGSLDDREVSLGYPFSEGEPGYKQSFISGYRRDFINGQFSLADLAPQWQKRIAGSLPTLEKDSPLKPMMYFIGKYEVTARQYAQVMAQAQSLSTGETPPACTGNDGMSGRLPKVDLSRFEAERFSAVYSAWLMKHHRDLLPVSGRGKQDEDGGVGFVRLPTEVEWEFAARGGSAVSRQDLEGRLFPRLREGSDSDGPLADWAVFNQVAGGTGQAPRLMPIGTKQPNPLGLFDVIGNAAEMVQESFQLVHAGRRQGAYGGFVVKGGNYLEGEGTLFTGMRREYPLFAADGREQHNETTGFRVAIGALSAPRSRYQELFEQWQKEGRLASLTDDIQAAEDPTQRLDSVIASTTDPRLQAELGVVNEELKRTVSLIARQREEAAGNLIQSAALVAETINNYNIRLSNLRKSQADAKASGDPATARMFGAAIGNGQTALNGAVAIYIDNLASGTRYTDAVIQAQFQRVKTELNRNPVLGKSLTARATLFVKHVGQYRQNRRADPATILKELLAAAAR; from the coding sequence ATGTCTGACTGCCGCCTGCGGGCTTCGGCCCTGCTGCTGACCCTGTTGAGCCTGGGTGCCTGTTCGCCGGGCGATGAGCCGGCGGCGCCTGCCGGCAAGGCCGCTCAAGAAGGGGCCGCGCATGCGTCTGCCAGCGTGCCCGATGAACAACTGGACAACCCCAAACCGCTGCCCGACGACATCGCCCTGCCATTGCCCTGTGGCGGGCAGATGGTGTTTCGCCACGTCTACGTGCTGGCCCAGGGCAGCCTCGACGACCGAGAAGTCAGCCTCGGCTACCCGTTCAGTGAAGGCGAGCCGGGCTACAAGCAGTCGTTCATCTCTGGCTACCGGCGCGACTTCATCAACGGCCAGTTCAGCCTCGCTGACCTCGCGCCGCAGTGGCAGAAGCGCATCGCCGGCAGCTTGCCGACGCTGGAAAAAGACAGCCCGCTCAAGCCAATGATGTATTTCATCGGCAAGTACGAGGTGACCGCGCGGCAGTACGCCCAGGTCATGGCCCAGGCGCAGTCGCTGAGCACTGGCGAGACGCCGCCGGCCTGCACAGGCAACGACGGCATGAGCGGGCGTCTGCCCAAGGTCGACCTGTCGCGCTTCGAGGCCGAGCGCTTTTCAGCGGTGTACAGCGCCTGGTTGATGAAACACCACCGCGACCTGCTGCCTGTCAGCGGGCGCGGCAAGCAGGATGAAGACGGCGGTGTCGGCTTCGTGCGTCTGCCCACTGAAGTGGAGTGGGAATTCGCCGCCCGTGGCGGCTCGGCGGTCAGCCGTCAGGACCTCGAAGGCCGACTGTTCCCGCGCCTGCGCGAAGGCAGTGACAGCGACGGGCCGCTGGCTGACTGGGCCGTGTTCAACCAGGTCGCCGGTGGCACTGGGCAGGCTCCGCGGCTGATGCCGATCGGCACCAAGCAGCCCAACCCGCTGGGGCTGTTCGACGTCATCGGCAACGCCGCGGAAATGGTTCAGGAGTCGTTCCAGCTGGTGCATGCCGGACGCCGGCAAGGCGCCTATGGCGGCTTCGTGGTCAAGGGCGGCAACTACCTGGAAGGCGAGGGCACGTTGTTCACCGGCATGCGCCGTGAATATCCGCTGTTCGCCGCCGACGGCCGCGAGCAGCACAACGAGACCACCGGCTTCCGCGTGGCCATTGGCGCGCTGTCGGCGCCCCGTTCGCGTTACCAAGAGCTGTTCGAGCAGTGGCAGAAGGAGGGGCGTCTGGCCAGCCTGACCGACGACATCCAGGCCGCCGAAGACCCGACCCAACGCCTGGACAGTGTCATCGCCAGCACCACCGACCCGCGCTTGCAGGCCGAGCTGGGCGTGGTCAACGAAGAGCTCAAACGCACCGTGTCGCTGATCGCCCGCCAGCGTGAGGAAGCGGCCGGCAACCTGATCCAGTCGGCAGCGTTGGTGGCCGAGACCATCAACAACTACAACATCCGCCTGAGCAACCTGCGCAAGAGCCAGGCCGACGCCAAGGCCTCCGGCGACCCGGCCACCGCGCGCATGTTCGGCGCGGCCATTGGCAACGGCCAGACCGCACTCAACGGCGCCGTGGCGATCTACATCGACAACCTGGCCAGCGGCACACGCTACACCGATGCCGTGATCCAGGCGCAGTTTCAGCGGGTCAAGACCGAACTCAACCGCAACCCGGTGCTGGGCAAGAGCCTCACCGCGCGCGCGACGCTGTTCGTCAAGCACGTCGGCCAATACCGCCAGAACCGCCGGGCCGACCCGGCCACCATTCTCAAGGAGCTGCTCGCCGCAGCGGCTCGTTGA